Proteins encoded within one genomic window of Streptomyces taklimakanensis:
- the recF gene encoding DNA replication/repair protein RecF (All proteins in this family for which functions are known are DNA-binding proteins that assist the filamentation of RecA onto DNA for the initiation of recombination or recombinational repair.), producing MHVTHLSLADFRSYARVEVPLDPGVTAFVGPNGQGKTNLVEAVGYLATLGSHRVSSDAPLVRRGAERAVVRAVVRQGERQQLVELELNPGRANRARINRSSQVRPRDVLGIVRTVLFAPEDLALVKGDPGERRRFLDELVTARSPRMAGVRSDYERVLKQRNTLLKTAAMARRHGGGSGGGALSTLDVWDQHLARAGAELLAHRTALVAALGPLTDKAYERLAPGGGPVVLEYRSPVEGGSREEFYEGMLAALADARRQEIERGVTLVGPHRDDLLLRLGELPAKGYASHGESWSYALALRLASYDLLRGEGNEPVLVLDDVFAELDVRRRERLAELVAHGEQVLVTAAVEEDVPGVLAGARYAVAEGEVARL from the coding sequence ATGCACGTCACGCATCTGTCGTTGGCCGACTTCCGGTCGTACGCCCGGGTCGAGGTTCCGCTCGATCCGGGCGTCACCGCTTTCGTCGGTCCGAACGGTCAGGGGAAGACCAACCTCGTCGAGGCGGTCGGCTACCTCGCCACGCTGGGCAGCCACCGGGTGTCCTCCGACGCGCCGTTGGTGCGGCGGGGAGCGGAGCGCGCGGTCGTGCGGGCGGTGGTGCGGCAGGGGGAGCGGCAGCAACTGGTGGAGCTGGAGCTCAATCCCGGGCGGGCCAACCGTGCCCGGATCAACCGGTCCTCGCAGGTCAGGCCGAGGGATGTGCTGGGCATCGTGCGCACGGTGCTGTTCGCGCCGGAGGATCTGGCGCTGGTGAAGGGCGATCCCGGCGAGCGGCGGAGGTTCCTGGACGAGCTGGTGACGGCGCGCTCGCCGCGGATGGCGGGGGTGCGGTCGGACTACGAGCGGGTGCTCAAGCAGCGCAACACCCTGTTGAAGACGGCGGCGATGGCGCGCCGGCACGGCGGGGGCTCCGGCGGCGGTGCGCTGTCCACGCTGGACGTGTGGGACCAGCACCTGGCGCGGGCCGGCGCGGAGCTGCTGGCCCACCGTACGGCGCTGGTGGCCGCGCTGGGGCCGCTGACGGACAAGGCGTACGAGCGGTTGGCGCCCGGGGGCGGCCCGGTGGTGTTGGAGTACCGCTCCCCGGTGGAGGGCGGCAGCCGGGAGGAGTTCTACGAGGGCATGTTGGCGGCGTTGGCCGACGCCCGCCGCCAGGAGATCGAGCGGGGTGTGACGTTGGTGGGTCCGCACCGTGACGACCTGCTGCTGCGGCTGGGTGAGTTGCCCGCGAAGGGGTACGCGAGCCACGGCGAGTCGTGGTCGTACGCGCTGGCGTTGCGCCTGGCCTCGTACGACCTGCTGCGCGGCGAGGGCAACGAGCCGGTGCTGGTGCTCGACGACGTCTTCGCGGAGTTGGACGTACGCCGTCGTGAACGGTTGGCGGAGCTGGTGGCGCACGGGGAGCAGGTGTTGGTGACGGCGGCGGTGGAGGAGGACGTGCCCGGGGTGTTGGCCGGGGCGCGGTACGCGGTCGCGGAGGGGGAGGTGGCCCGCCTGTGA
- a CDS encoding DLW-39 family protein, with product MKKLLLIALAAVGGLLVYRQIQADRAEQDLWTEATDSVPAGSGV from the coding sequence GTGAAGAAGCTTCTCCTGATCGCACTGGCCGCCGTGGGCGGGCTCCTCGTGTACCGCCAGATCCAGGCGGACCGCGCCGAGCAGGATCTGTGGACGGAGGCGACCGACTCCGTGCCCGCAGGTTCGGGCGTCTGA
- the gyrA gene encoding DNA gyrase subunit A, whose amino-acid sequence MADETSQTSPEGDAPVPAGTPVVDENAGFRVEPVSLETEMQRSYLDYAMSVIVSRALPDVRDGLKPVHRRVLYAMYDGGYRPEKGFYKCARVVGDVMGTYHPHGDTSIYDALVRLAQTWSMRMPLVDSNGNFGSPGNDPAAAMRYTECKMAPLATEMLRDIDEETVDFQDNYDGRNQEPTVLPSRIPNLLVNGSAGIAVGMATNIPPHNLREVAAGAQWYLEHPEASGEELLEALLERIKGPDFPTGALVVGRKGIEEAYRTGRGSITMRAVVEVEEIQGRQCLVVTELPYQVNPDNLALKIAELVKDGRIAGIADVRDETSSRTGQRLVIVLKRDAVAKVVLNNLYKHTDLQTNFGANMLALVDGVPRTLSLDAFIRNWVSHQVDVIVRRTRYRLRKAEERAHILRGLLKALDAIDEVIALIRRSNTVEVAREGLMGLLSIDEIQANAILEMQLRRLAALERQKITAEHDELQAKIDEYNAILASPERQRRIIGEELAAIVEKYGDDRRSKLVPFEGDMSIEDLIAEEDIVVTITRGGYVKRTKTDDYRSQKRGGKGVRGTKLREDDIVDHFFVTTTHNWLLFFTNKGRVYRAKAYELPDAGRDARGQHVANLLAFQPDETIARILAIRDYEAAPYLVLATKSGLVKKTPLKDYDSPRSGGVIAINLREMEDGTEDELIGAELVSSADDLLLISKKAQSIRFTATDEALRPMGRATSGVKGMSFREGDELLSMNVVRAGTFVFTATDGGYAKRTAVDEYRVQGRGGLGIKAAKIVEDRGSLVGALVVEETDEILAITLGGGVIRTRVDEVRETGRDTMGVQLINLGKRDAVVGIARNAEAGREAEEVEAEDGTAEAAETSSPETAAPAVPDDNQE is encoded by the coding sequence ATGGCCGACGAGACTTCCCAGACTTCCCCCGAAGGGGACGCCCCCGTCCCCGCGGGTACGCCCGTGGTCGACGAGAACGCCGGGTTCCGCGTGGAGCCGGTCAGCCTCGAGACCGAGATGCAGCGCTCGTACCTCGACTACGCGATGAGCGTCATCGTCTCGCGCGCGCTGCCCGACGTCCGCGACGGCCTCAAGCCGGTGCACCGCCGCGTGCTGTACGCGATGTACGACGGCGGATACCGGCCCGAGAAGGGCTTCTACAAGTGCGCCCGCGTCGTCGGTGACGTGATGGGCACCTACCACCCGCACGGCGACACCTCCATCTACGACGCCCTGGTGCGCCTCGCCCAGACGTGGTCGATGCGGATGCCGCTGGTGGACTCCAACGGCAACTTCGGCTCGCCGGGCAACGACCCGGCGGCGGCCATGCGCTACACCGAGTGCAAGATGGCGCCGCTGGCCACGGAGATGCTCCGGGACATCGACGAGGAGACCGTCGACTTCCAGGACAACTACGACGGCCGCAACCAGGAGCCCACGGTCCTGCCGTCGCGCATCCCCAACCTGCTGGTCAACGGGTCGGCGGGCATCGCGGTCGGCATGGCCACCAACATCCCGCCGCACAACCTGCGCGAGGTGGCCGCCGGTGCCCAGTGGTACCTGGAGCACCCCGAGGCCTCCGGCGAGGAGTTGCTGGAGGCGCTGCTGGAGCGCATCAAGGGCCCCGACTTCCCCACCGGCGCGCTGGTGGTGGGCCGCAAGGGCATCGAGGAGGCCTACCGCACCGGCCGCGGCTCGATCACGATGCGCGCGGTGGTCGAGGTCGAGGAGATCCAGGGCCGCCAGTGCCTGGTCGTCACCGAGCTGCCCTACCAGGTCAACCCGGACAACCTGGCGCTGAAGATCGCCGAGCTGGTCAAGGACGGGAGGATCGCCGGCATCGCGGACGTCCGCGACGAGACGTCCTCCCGCACCGGCCAGCGCCTGGTGATCGTCCTCAAGCGGGACGCGGTCGCCAAGGTCGTGCTGAACAACCTCTACAAGCACACCGACCTGCAGACCAACTTCGGCGCCAACATGCTGGCCCTGGTCGACGGGGTGCCGCGCACCCTGTCGCTGGACGCCTTCATCCGCAACTGGGTCTCGCACCAGGTCGACGTCATCGTCCGACGCACCCGCTACCGGCTGCGCAAGGCCGAGGAGCGCGCCCACATCCTGCGCGGCCTGCTCAAGGCGTTGGACGCGATCGACGAGGTCATCGCCCTGATCCGGCGCAGCAACACCGTCGAGGTGGCGCGTGAGGGCCTGATGGGCCTGCTCTCCATCGACGAGATCCAGGCGAACGCCATCCTGGAGATGCAGCTGCGGCGCCTGGCGGCCCTGGAACGGCAGAAGATCACCGCCGAGCACGACGAACTCCAGGCGAAGATCGACGAGTACAACGCCATCCTGGCCTCCCCCGAGCGGCAGCGGCGGATCATCGGCGAGGAGCTGGCCGCGATCGTCGAGAAGTACGGCGACGACCGGCGCAGCAAGCTGGTGCCCTTCGAGGGCGACATGTCCATCGAGGACCTGATCGCCGAGGAGGACATCGTCGTCACCATCACGCGCGGCGGTTACGTCAAGCGGACGAAGACCGACGACTACCGCTCGCAGAAGCGCGGTGGCAAGGGCGTGCGCGGCACCAAACTGCGCGAGGACGACATCGTCGACCACTTCTTCGTCACCACGACCCACAACTGGCTGCTGTTCTTCACCAACAAGGGCCGGGTCTACCGGGCGAAGGCGTACGAACTGCCGGACGCCGGGCGCGACGCGCGCGGCCAGCACGTCGCCAACCTGCTGGCCTTCCAGCCGGACGAGACGATCGCCCGGATCCTGGCGATCCGGGACTACGAGGCCGCGCCCTACCTGGTGCTGGCCACCAAGTCCGGGCTGGTGAAGAAGACTCCGTTGAAGGACTACGACTCCCCGCGCTCCGGGGGCGTCATCGCCATCAACCTCCGCGAGATGGAGGACGGCACCGAGGACGAGCTGATCGGCGCCGAGTTGGTCTCGTCCGCCGACGATCTGCTGCTGATCAGCAAGAAGGCACAGTCGATCCGGTTCACCGCCACCGACGAGGCACTGCGTCCGATGGGGCGCGCCACCTCGGGCGTGAAGGGCATGAGTTTCCGCGAGGGCGACGAACTGCTCTCGATGAACGTCGTGCGAGCCGGTACTTTCGTTTTCACCGCCACCGACGGCGGGTACGCGAAGCGCACGGCCGTGGACGAGTACCGGGTCCAGGGCCGTGGCGGTCTCGGCATCAAGGCGGCCAAGATCGTCGAGGATCGCGGCTCGCTGGTGGGTGCCCTGGTGGTCGAGGAGACGGACGAGATCCTCGCCATCACCCTCGGCGGCGGTGTGATCAGGACCCGGGTCGACGAGGTCAGGGAGACGGGCCGTGACACGATGGGCGTCCAACTGATCAACCTCGGCAAGCGCGACGCCGTGGTCGGCATCGCGCGCAACGCCGAGGCCGGCCGTGAGGCCGAGGAAGTCGAGGCCGAGGACGGCACCGCGGAGGCCGCGGAGACGTCCTCCCCGGAGACGGCCGCACCGGCCGTGCCGGACGACAACCAGGAGTAG
- the gyrB gene encoding DNA topoisomerase (ATP-hydrolyzing) subunit B, giving the protein MLCQKGRFVADSGNSNETYPASGGETPVPPATPPAPGAGGGESSYDASAITVLEGLDAVRKRPGMYIGSTGERGLHHLVQEVVDNSVDEAMAGHADTIEVTLLADGGVRVVDNGRGIPVGIVPSEGKPAVEVVLTVLHAGGKFGGGGYAVSGGLHGVGVSVVNALSTKVAVEVKTDGYRWTQEYKMGVPTAPLQRHEATEETGTSVTFWADGDIFETTDYSFETLSRRFQEMAFLNRGLTISLTDEREAAKQTAGADTTDTSEDDKPRSVRYHYEGGISDFVRHLNSRKGEPVHPSVIDIEAEDKERMLSVEIAMQWNTQYTEGVYSFANTIHTHEGGTHEEGFRAALTGLVNRYARDRKLLREKDDNLTGEDIREGLTAIISVKLGEPQFEGQTKTKLGNTEAKTFVQKIVHERFGDWLDRNPNEAADIVRKGIQAATARVAARKARDLTRRKGLLETASLPGKLSDCQSNDPAKCEIFIVEGDSAGGSAKSGRNPQYQAILPIRGKILNVEKARIDKVLQNQEVQALISAFGTGIHEDFDIDKLRYHKIILMADADVDGQHINTLLLTLLFRFMRPLVEAGHVFLSQPPLYKIKWSRDEFEYAYSDRERDSLIRLGRERGKRIRDDSVQRFKGLGEMNAEELRITTMDPAHRVLRQVTLDDAAAADDLFSILMGEDVEARRSFIQRNAKDVRFLDI; this is encoded by the coding sequence GTGCTGTGCCAGAAAGGGCGCTTCGTGGCCGATTCCGGCAACTCCAACGAAACCTACCCCGCTTCCGGTGGGGAGACCCCCGTACCGCCCGCGACCCCGCCCGCCCCCGGCGCCGGAGGCGGTGAGTCGTCGTACGACGCCAGTGCGATCACGGTCCTGGAGGGCCTGGACGCGGTCCGCAAGCGGCCCGGGATGTACATCGGCTCCACCGGTGAGCGTGGTCTGCATCACCTGGTGCAAGAGGTGGTCGACAACTCGGTCGACGAGGCGATGGCGGGGCACGCGGACACCATCGAGGTGACCCTGCTCGCCGACGGCGGCGTCCGGGTCGTGGACAACGGCCGGGGCATCCCGGTGGGCATCGTCCCCTCGGAGGGCAAGCCGGCCGTCGAGGTCGTGCTGACGGTGCTGCACGCGGGCGGCAAGTTCGGTGGCGGCGGCTACGCGGTCTCCGGCGGTCTGCACGGCGTGGGCGTCTCGGTGGTCAACGCGCTGTCCACCAAGGTGGCGGTCGAGGTGAAGACCGACGGCTACCGCTGGACGCAGGAGTACAAGATGGGCGTGCCGACCGCCCCCCTCCAGCGGCACGAGGCCACCGAGGAGACCGGCACGTCGGTCACCTTCTGGGCCGACGGCGACATCTTCGAGACGACCGACTACTCCTTCGAGACGCTCTCGCGGCGCTTCCAGGAGATGGCGTTCCTCAACCGCGGCCTGACGATCTCGCTGACCGACGAGCGGGAGGCCGCCAAGCAGACGGCCGGCGCGGACACCACGGACACCTCCGAGGACGACAAGCCGCGCTCCGTCCGCTACCACTACGAGGGCGGCATCTCCGACTTCGTCCGCCACCTCAACTCCCGCAAGGGGGAGCCCGTCCACCCCTCGGTGATCGACATCGAGGCCGAGGACAAGGAGCGGATGCTCTCGGTGGAGATCGCGATGCAGTGGAACACCCAGTACACCGAGGGTGTCTACAGCTTCGCCAACACCATCCACACCCACGAGGGCGGCACCCACGAGGAGGGCTTCCGGGCGGCACTGACGGGTCTGGTCAATCGTTACGCCCGCGACAGGAAGCTGCTGCGGGAGAAGGACGACAACCTCACCGGCGAGGACATCCGCGAGGGCCTGACGGCGATCATCTCGGTGAAGCTGGGCGAGCCGCAGTTCGAGGGCCAGACGAAGACGAAGCTGGGCAACACCGAGGCCAAGACCTTCGTCCAGAAGATCGTCCACGAGCGCTTCGGCGACTGGCTGGACCGCAATCCGAACGAGGCCGCCGACATCGTCCGCAAGGGCATCCAGGCGGCCACCGCCCGTGTGGCGGCCCGCAAGGCGCGTGACCTGACGCGGCGCAAGGGCCTGCTGGAGACGGCGTCGCTGCCGGGCAAGCTGAGCGACTGCCAGTCCAACGACCCGGCCAAGTGCGAGATCTTCATCGTCGAGGGCGACTCCGCGGGCGGCTCGGCCAAGTCCGGCCGCAATCCGCAGTACCAGGCCATCCTCCCGATCCGCGGCAAGATCCTGAACGTGGAGAAGGCGCGGATCGACAAGGTTCTGCAGAACCAGGAGGTCCAGGCGCTGATCTCGGCCTTCGGTACCGGGATCCACGAGGACTTCGACATCGACAAGCTCCGCTACCACAAGATCATCTTGATGGCGGACGCCGACGTCGACGGTCAGCACATCAACACCCTGCTGCTGACGCTGCTGTTCCGTTTCATGCGCCCGCTGGTCGAGGCCGGCCACGTCTTCCTCTCGCAGCCGCCGCTGTACAAGATCAAGTGGTCGCGCGACGAGTTCGAGTACGCCTACTCGGACCGCGAGCGCGACAGCCTGATCCGGCTCGGCCGCGAGCGGGGCAAGCGCATCAGGGACGACTCGGTGCAGCGCTTCAAGGGTCTGGGCGAGATGAACGCCGAGGAACTGCGCATCACCACCATGGACCCGGCCCACCGGGTGCTGCGCCAGGTGACGCTGGACGACGCGGCCGCCGCCGACGACCTGTTCTCGATCCTGATGGGCGAGGACGTGGAAGCCAGGCGCTCGTTCATCCAGCGCAACGCCAAGGACGTCCGCTTCCTCGACATCTGA
- the gnd gene encoding phosphogluconate dehydrogenase (NAD(+)-dependent, decarboxylating), with the protein MELGLVGLGKMGGNMRERIRRAGHTVVGYDRNPDLADVHSLRELVDSLKAPRVVWVMVPAGAATQSTIDELGELLSPGDVVVDGGNSRWTDDERHAEELAAKGVGFVDCGVSGGVWGLENGYALMYGGDPENVAKVQPVFDALKPEGEFGSVHAGKVGAGHFAKMVHNGIEYAMMQAFAEGWELLEAAEAVTDVREIFRSWREGTVIRSWLLDLAVRALDDDEHLGALRGYAADSGEGRWTVEAAIDHAVPLPAITASLFARFSSRQDDSPQMKMIAALRNQFGGHAVTSAAGGEKGADSPGADVDPPVGG; encoded by the coding sequence ATGGAGCTCGGTCTCGTCGGTCTCGGCAAGATGGGCGGCAACATGCGCGAACGCATCCGCCGCGCAGGCCACACCGTCGTCGGATACGACCGCAACCCGGACCTCGCCGACGTCCACAGCCTCCGGGAGCTCGTGGATTCCCTGAAGGCCCCGCGCGTGGTGTGGGTCATGGTCCCGGCCGGTGCCGCGACCCAGTCGACGATCGACGAGCTGGGCGAGTTGCTCTCTCCCGGCGACGTCGTCGTGGACGGTGGAAACTCCCGTTGGACCGACGACGAGCGGCACGCGGAGGAGCTGGCCGCCAAGGGCGTCGGCTTCGTGGACTGCGGCGTCTCCGGAGGCGTGTGGGGCCTGGAGAACGGCTACGCGCTGATGTACGGCGGCGACCCCGAGAACGTCGCCAAGGTCCAGCCGGTCTTCGACGCGCTCAAGCCGGAGGGCGAGTTCGGTTCCGTGCACGCCGGGAAGGTGGGCGCGGGCCACTTCGCCAAGATGGTCCACAACGGCATCGAGTACGCGATGATGCAGGCCTTCGCCGAGGGCTGGGAGCTGCTGGAGGCCGCGGAGGCCGTCACCGACGTCCGCGAGATCTTCCGCTCCTGGCGGGAGGGCACGGTCATCCGCTCCTGGCTGCTGGACCTGGCCGTCCGTGCGCTGGACGACGACGAGCACCTGGGGGCGCTGCGCGGCTACGCGGCCGACTCCGGTGAGGGACGCTGGACGGTGGAGGCGGCCATCGACCACGCCGTACCGCTGCCCGCGATCACGGCCTCGCTCTTCGCCCGCTTCTCGTCCCGGCAGGACGACTCCCCGCAGATGAAGATGATCGCCGCGCTGCGCAACCAGTTCGGTGGCCACGCGGTCACCTCCGCCGCCGGTGGTGAGAAGGGCGCCGACTCCCCCGGCGCGGACGTCGACCCGCCGGTCGGCGGCTGA
- a CDS encoding DUF3566 domain-containing protein, giving the protein MTSAHPQPQPQAQPHASAPQPHHPPQAYPAPPGNAAQPRGAQSQARNRGQGGGVQPAGHDYQNVHDAHGGQGDLQQDIMRRSRTGARTVPRTRKARLRVAKVDPWSVMKVGFLLSIALGICTIIAVAVLWMVMDAMGVFSAVGGMVSEATATDDGGGFDLQNFLSLSRVLTFTSVVAVIDVVLVTALATLGAFIYNLSAGFVGGVEVTLAEDE; this is encoded by the coding sequence GTGACCAGTGCCCACCCGCAACCGCAGCCGCAGGCCCAGCCGCACGCGAGCGCGCCGCAGCCGCACCATCCGCCGCAGGCGTACCCGGCCCCGCCGGGCAACGCCGCACAGCCGCGGGGCGCCCAATCCCAGGCCCGGAACCGGGGCCAGGGAGGCGGCGTCCAGCCGGCCGGCCATGACTACCAGAACGTCCACGACGCACACGGCGGCCAGGGCGATCTTCAGCAGGACATCATGCGGCGGTCCCGCACCGGCGCCCGCACCGTTCCCCGGACGCGCAAGGCGCGGCTGCGGGTGGCGAAGGTCGACCCGTGGTCGGTGATGAAGGTCGGCTTCCTGCTGTCGATAGCGCTGGGCATCTGCACGATCATCGCGGTGGCCGTGCTGTGGATGGTGATGGACGCCATGGGCGTGTTCTCGGCCGTCGGCGGAATGGTCAGCGAGGCGACCGCCACGGACGACGGCGGCGGCTTCGACCTGCAGAACTTCCTCTCCCTGTCCAGGGTGCTGACGTTCACCTCCGTCGTCGCGGTGATCGACGTGGTGCTGGTCACGGCGCTGGCCACGCTGGGGGCGTTCATCTACAACCTGTCGGCCGGTTTCGTGGGCGGCGTCGAGGTGACGCTCGCGGAGGACGAGTGA
- a CDS encoding DUF721 domain-containing protein, translating into MGGGEGFSPAPVVEPSGVDLARVALRAAREQARARGAAARQKRQARTGGGLRSGARRDGRDPLPLGAAIERLKTERGWEMPMAVGGVMGRWPELVGPELARHCVPQSYDEQARVLSVRCDSTAWATQVRLLAPQLVARLNADLGQGSVKLIRVRGPEAPDTRHGPLRAPGSRGPGDTYG; encoded by the coding sequence GTGGGCGGCGGGGAGGGGTTCTCCCCGGCTCCGGTGGTCGAGCCCTCGGGCGTGGACCTGGCGAGGGTGGCGCTGCGGGCGGCCCGGGAACAGGCGAGGGCGCGCGGCGCGGCGGCACGGCAGAAGCGGCAGGCCCGCACCGGCGGCGGGCTGCGGTCGGGCGCGCGGCGGGACGGCCGCGATCCGCTGCCGCTGGGTGCGGCGATCGAGCGGTTGAAGACCGAGCGCGGCTGGGAGATGCCGATGGCGGTCGGCGGTGTGATGGGCCGCTGGCCGGAGCTGGTGGGGCCGGAGCTGGCCCGGCACTGCGTGCCGCAGTCGTACGACGAGCAGGCGCGGGTGTTGTCGGTGCGCTGCGACTCGACGGCGTGGGCCACGCAGGTGCGGTTGTTGGCTCCGCAGCTCGTGGCGCGGCTCAACGCCGATCTGGGACAGGGGTCGGTGAAGCTGATCAGGGTGCGGGGGCCGGAGGCGCCGGACACCCGGCACGGTCCGCTGCGTGCGCCGGGCAGTCGGGGGCCGGGGGACACCTACGGCTGA
- the dnaN gene encoding DNA polymerase III subunit beta — protein MKIRVERDVLAEAVAWAARSLPARPPVPVLAGLLLKAEEGSLSLSGFDYEVSARVSVEADVEEEGTVLVSGRLLADISRALPNRPVEISTDGVRVSVVCGSSRFTLHTLPVEEYPSLPQMPSATGTVPGEVFAAAAAQVAIAAGRDDTLPVLTGVRIEIEGDTVTLASTDRYRFAVREFLWKPETPDASAVALVPAKTLLDTAKSLSGGDNVTLALSGSGTGEGLIGFEGNGRRTTTRLLEGDLPKYRTLFPTEFNSVAVIETAPFVEAVKRVSLVAERNTPVRLSFEQGVLILEAGSSDDAQAVERVDARLEGEDISIAFNPGFLLEGLSAIDAPVAQLSFTTSTKPALLSGRPAVDAEADETYKYLIMPVRLSG, from the coding sequence GTGAAGATCCGGGTGGAGCGCGACGTCCTCGCGGAGGCGGTGGCCTGGGCGGCCCGCAGCCTCCCGGCCCGGCCTCCGGTGCCGGTCCTCGCGGGGCTCCTGCTGAAGGCCGAGGAAGGTTCGCTGAGCCTGTCCGGGTTCGACTACGAGGTCTCGGCGCGGGTCTCGGTGGAGGCCGATGTGGAGGAGGAGGGGACGGTCCTGGTCTCCGGACGTCTCCTCGCCGACATCTCCCGAGCCCTCCCCAACCGTCCCGTGGAGATTTCCACAGACGGTGTACGGGTGAGCGTCGTCTGCGGCTCCTCGCGGTTCACACTCCACACACTGCCTGTGGAGGAGTACCCGTCGCTTCCCCAGATGCCGAGCGCGACTGGCACCGTCCCCGGCGAGGTCTTCGCCGCGGCCGCCGCCCAGGTCGCCATCGCCGCCGGGCGCGACGACACCCTGCCGGTGCTCACCGGTGTGCGGATCGAGATCGAAGGCGACACCGTCACCCTGGCCTCCACCGACCGCTACCGCTTCGCGGTCCGCGAGTTCCTGTGGAAGCCGGAGACGCCGGACGCCTCCGCGGTCGCCCTGGTACCGGCCAAGACGCTGCTGGACACGGCGAAGTCGCTCAGCGGTGGGGACAACGTGACGCTGGCGCTGTCCGGCTCGGGCACGGGCGAAGGCCTGATCGGCTTCGAGGGCAACGGCCGGCGGACGACGACGCGCCTGCTGGAGGGGGACCTCCCCAAGTACCGCACGCTCTTCCCGACGGAGTTCAACTCGGTCGCCGTGATCGAGACGGCCCCCTTCGTCGAAGCGGTCAAGCGTGTGTCGCTGGTGGCCGAGCGGAACACCCCGGTGCGGCTGAGCTTCGAGCAGGGCGTGCTGATCCTGGAGGCGGGTTCCAGCGACGACGCCCAGGCCGTGGAGCGCGTGGACGCGCGGCTGGAGGGCGAGGACATCTCGATCGCCTTCAATCCCGGCTTCCTGCTGGAGGGCCTGAGCGCGATCGACGCCCCGGTCGCCCAGCTGTCCTTCACCACCTCCACCAAGCCGGCCCTGCTCAGCGGCAGGCCCGCCGTGGACGCCGAGGCGGACGAGACGTACAAGTACCTGATCATGCCGGTGCGGCTGTCGGGCTGA